TACCATCTATTagattaattctttttcttccttctgcTTTATTGTTTGCATTTTATTGGTGTTTACAAGAATGCCTTGTGTGCTTTCTTCTTGTTTAAATTACAGTTGAAGAGAATTACTTAGCAATAAGCTGTCTAGTATTTGTTATTTCGTACTAGAAGTTATTATGCTACCTGTAAACATATACATAGAGTCAGGTCTCCTGCTTTCAGCAATTAACTGCAATTTGAGTGATCAATTCAAACTTCACCTTTCCCTGTTTACTTTGTTTTCTGTTTTATACATGTTGCTTTATACTGAAAGAAGATACATATAGAGATTTATGTGCATCCACATGTATAGGTTTGCCTATATGTAATTGAACAAGGTTTGATTTGTACATATCTACAGAGATAACAACATATTagaatgtatgtatgtacatttTGTATTTTCACTGATAATTAGGGAGGGAAGGAGACTACTTTGGTCTCTAAATCTAGCACATGTGCTTCTGTGAACCTACTTATGATAGGATCTGTGAGCCTACAAAGGAACATgcctacttttcttttatttctccaTAATTTAAACAACCTCTTTGATGGACCTAGCATTCATAAAGCTAATCTTTATGTCAATATAAGATTACTTGTTGGTTTGGCTCATTTGACTGGTTTTGAAGTTCTTTATATTTGATTCTCTAATGTATGGCGCTGAAAATAATGCAAACCTCTTCAAGTTGTGAGTCCtcaattaaaaaacaaattaaattgaatattGTGGTTGAATTGTTTTTCCTCGTCGAGCACTGGACGGCCTTTTATTCAACTTATGTGTTGACTGCTGTAACCGAATTGTAATATGGTCTTTACAAAATGTTGTTAAGTGGAATGCTTGATATGTCTCTTCAAGGGAAAAAGATATTTTCATGCtagctttaaaaattttgacttcCAAAATGCTTTGGAAAGATCATGTATGGTCTGCTTATTTTTACATAtgtaactaaataaattatgcaattttcCTGTCAGGGATGGTCTCATGTCAACTCCTGCTGTTTCTGCAGTAATTCGCAAAAGAAAGGTATGCATTTGACTTGTTCTTTTTTCAGAAcctattttgttattttcttcaTGTATTTTGCCTCTTAAGCTAATATTGGTGTTGCCTTTTCGCTTAAATGTTCGGTAGGCGAATGGTGGTTTTATCATGAGTGCAAGCCATAATCCTGGTGGGCCGGACTATGATTGGGGAATTAAGGTATATGCTTTGAGTTTCCTTTTAGTAACTAAACTCAATAGAAGTATCCTTGTAATTGTGTATATGCTTGAATATTCTGAGGATTATTTGGTTGGAGGATTATAGGGGGCTTATTATTCCCTTATTCTACCAAATgcaatgtgaaaaaaaaaggaggaacaGAACTGGTCAGACGCATAAGTGAAATATACGGGAGCAACTGCCTGGCATTATGTATTTTCTGATCACCTTTTTTTTCAGTTTAACTACAGCAGTGGACAACCTGCACCAGAATCAATTACCAACGAAATATATGGGAACACTCTTTCGGTATGtcccttgtttttttttctccttttttaaaaaattctaattactCTTTTGAAGTTTGCTGAATCTCATTTGGTCAGTGATTGTTTTCTTCTGATGACTTCTGTTCCATCAACAATTTGGACTCTTATTGTTGCTGTATCATACAATTTCGCCATTTTTTGTGATTATTTTGTTCCTTTTATTGCACATTCTATTTCCTTTTTTATCACTTTTTATTGCTGAAACTGCAGATTGTTAATTGAACTTCAACTAGTGAAATTTATGAGGTTACATGTAATGTCTAATGCTGAACAAGCAACTTCTTGCAGTAAATGCTTCTTGAACTATACCGCATCAATGATTTGAATAAGTTTACAATTTTTCCATTaacattttatgtttttggGAAACCTGGTGTTCATCTTACCAGTTTCAAATAATCTGAGCTGTTAATGAACAAGTTGAATTTCAGAGAGAGGCGTTTAATCGCTGGCAAAAATCAGAAGCAAGTATTATACCTACTTGAATCATTGAGAAAAGTTATGTTTTATATGTTGTCAATTAATTGCTTTACCTATAAAACATGTTTAATAATGTTGTGTTGAAAAGGCCATGATATTTCTGGGGTTGCTAAAGAAATATAAAACTGAAAGAACCTTGCACTTATATGTAGCCCTAAATATAggtatttttgtaaatttccTAACAGAACCACTTTTAAGTGAAAAGTGTATTAGTCGGTTTAATAGGCTCAGTTCGGTGGCTTCGGTTGGATAGGTAATGAGCCGAGCTTTAGCATTTAGGTCCCAGTTTGTCTTGAACTAAATTAAGCCTGAGCACATCTTTAAGTCTGAAGCTTGGGCATGGTTCATCCTGTCTTGTTGAAAGCCCTAGTTACTGTAAATATTAACTAATATATTTGTTGTTCAATTCTATGGAGTCTCTCTCGACCCTTATACATCAATTTTCTGGCCAATAACTAGTCAAACTTGTGCATACAGATTTCAGAAATAAAAATCGCAGATATTCCGGATATTGACCTATCCTCTCTAGGAGTTACCACTTATGGCAACTTCACTGTCGAGGTGATAGACCCTGTTTCTGATTACCAGGAATTATTAGAGGTATGTATTGAAGGAGAGAAATTCATTATAGCTTGTCTActgttgtcttttttttttaacttgtttttTTTGCAGTGTGTGTTTGATTTCCAGCTTATCAATGATCTTCTTTCTAGACCAGATTTCAGGTGAGGTTATTGTTCTTAATTTGCAGAAGGGATGACTATTAGATGATTTAAGAATTTTACTTAGTGATCCCGATTTTACAGTTCTTGACCCTGTTTATTGTCCATAGATAAACTTTGTTTTGCATTGGTTCTCTAGAACAGCTATTTTGATTTATAATCGGAATGAAGAATAAGTTGCCTCATGTGATTTGATTATAAGTGCGTTGAATAGGAGATTGGGATCTTACTTATGTGCCTAGAGTTACTGGATCTAGAAAGACATGGACAACATTGGGGGACCACCATGTGAAGGTTGTACTTAATTGCATGCAGAATCACGGACActataatttcttttctttttgagcaCTAAATCTTATCATGTACGGTTTATTCTAgtcattagattattttttagaaaaatacaTTTGTTTAGGTTCCAACTCAACAAAGATTGAAGATTGGCTTCTTATAGTTTTATCAATCCTTTCATTTCTTGTTCTCTGTTAAAAACAATGCTCTTTTCCagctgaaaaaagaaaaagaatttttatttctatcctATGTTCCTAGCTAAAGAAATGCATGAGACCATCATCCAACATTTCTctcaaattattacaaattttttgttgttgttctcATAATTCTTAGTTGCTTTTACTAGTTATTTGTGTTTTTTGTCTAACACATAAATGAAATACCTCTTCTACATTAGATCAGTTTGTTCTATGCCTCTTTCTGGATCCACATAATTTTATAAGAGAGTGAACTTTGTAATTCTGTTTTTGACCTTGGACTTACATTTGCAGATTCATATTTGATGCTATGCATGCAGTAACTGGTGCATATGCAAAACCTATTTTTGTCGACAAACTTGGAGCCAATCTGGTTTGGTTTGAATCTCTCTAAATTTTAACTATGAACTGTTTGCAAAGAAATTGACTGTTTGACATTTAACAGTCTTGAGTCCATTTTTGCAGAAGTGTATTTTGAATGGAGTGCCTCTTGAAGATTTCGGCCATGGTCATCCTGATCCCAATTTAACGTATGAAAATATTCCCCATTTCAGGCGACTTTTTTTGCTACAGTATTTTTTGAACTCTTTTAATTTGGTGACAGGTATGCTAAAGAGCTTGTTAGCATTATGTATGGTAAAGATGCTCCTGACGTCGGAGCTGCAAGTGATGGTATGTAATTGGTTATAAATGTAATGATCTGAGGAAATCAGATATGCTTTTAAGTTGGAAATGAACATCACTGATcattatttgttaaaattttaagatggtTTATGGAGAAGAAAAGTACATGCATTTTCTGTTGATGCATTTTTCTGTCATGTTATCCATCGAGAATAGCACTTTTGATGACGATTTTCACCCTTAGTCTTGCAACAACAATTTTATTCATCCAGGTGATGGTGATCGAAACATGATTCTCGGAAGAAACTTCTTTGTTACGCCATCAGACTCTGTTGCCATTATTGTAGCGTATGCGCAGGCGGCAATTCCTTATTTCCGTGATGGCCCCAAAGTATCAACATgctattttttcctttccttcttgtGTTCATTTCTTTTACTAATAAAATAGATATCCACCaataattttctatttcatCAGTAACCACATTATCTTTCAGGGACTTGCCAGATCCATGCCAACCAGTGGGGCTCTCGATCGAGTTGCAGAGAAATTGAATCTTCCATTCTTCGAGGTATGAATATCTGTGAGGACAAGTTTATCATATAAAACACTTGGTGCTTCTTTGGCCTGCTTCCATAACAGCCGCTTTACTCCAAATGGCAGAAGCTTTCAAAAATCAGGCCTTTAGCCAACAATTAATCTGAAGCTTTTGCTACAGCAGACGGAAGCTAGGATGAGGTTTTGGGCCTCAAAAATAGAAGatccaatttgaagcttctgcttctgctagAGCAGAAAGCTGTAAACAGCTATTAGCTTTGAACAACTCTTTAAATTGTACTTCCAGATATATCATGCTCTTCTTGTTGGCTTTGGCTAAGCTGATCATTTTTCTGCATTAGGTTCCAACCGGTTGGAAATTTTTTGGGAATTTGATGGACGCTGGGAAGTTGTCGATATGTGGGGAGGAAAGCTTTGGAACTGGTTCCGACCACATCCGTGAGAAGGATGGCATTTGGTCAGAACTTAATTGAGTGATTATACAAAAAACTTAACATATCTATGCCTTTCAATGTTAAAGAGAAATCATGAtctttatcaaaatattataatactaaaatgTAGTTCCTTCAAGATCAATTTTCACTTGCTTCTGTGCCACTGCACTTATGATCATGCCTGAGAGCAGCTGAATGAAAATCTTGTTGTTCGTTTAGAGTGGTGTTCCATCCGCCCAGAGTAACAGTTCTAGGATGAACCCAGAGTAACAGTTCCATCCGCCCATTAGAGTGGTGTTCACTTTATCCCATACTTTTACAGTTATGGCTCATCAGTTCAATAGCCAATGAAACTTAGAATTGATTTTATTATTGGTTTGTCCCTGAATAGTAGGATAACATGAAgatgaaaacataaaaaagttATCACTTCTATATTTATCCCCAAACAATGCAGTAGCATGGAAAATTGTCGCTTCCCTCCTTTACATCTAATTAGAGTATACTGTTATTCCTATGGCGGAAGCTGAATTATCTCTTTGATTATGGCTATTGCCTCTCACTTGAtcattatttgatttaaaatatattttgtttaggCATTGAATGTCAATTTTGTATTGTAATTAACTTACtatcaatttatattttgttttactttcagttaatttatatattcttttcttcCTAGGGCTGTTTTGGCTTGGCTTTCCATCATCGCATACAGAAACAAAGACAAGAAGGTGGGAGAGAAGTTGGTGTCTGTCGCAGACATTGCCAAGGAGCACTGGGCCACCTACGGCAGGAATTTCTTCTCGAGATATGATTATGAAGTAAGCATACGCTCTCTCGTAAGTCTAAAATAAGTATATCTTAGCAAATTTATTTGCTTTTCCATATTAAATTAGCAACTAGAATTGGATCTCACCAAATCTTGGTGTCGTTCAGGAATGTGAATCTGCAGGAGCAAACCAAATGATGGAGCACCTTAGGGACTTGATCTCAAAAAGCAAACCTGGCGATAAACATGGTTTCGTATCTAAAcagaaaattttgttaaaaaatttaggtTAATACCAGCCCATTTAATGTTTTAATGATGCTATTCTCTGTTTTTATTTCAGGGAATTATACCCTCAAATTTGCCGACGATTTCTCCTACACTGATCCTGTAAGTTTCTCTTTAATTATGGTCTTTTGATTACTTAGTGCTTCTTATACTTCCTGGGAATATATACTCTTTCTGCATACCTCAATTACTAAATATCCCGCTTTGTCAGGTCGATGGAAGTGTGGCAGCGAAGCAAGGCCTTCGGTTTGTTTTCACAGATGGATCAAGGATTATATATCGTCTTTCGGTACGCATCCTGATCTATACATGGTAAAATGAGTTTTTTACGAGATCGCTTGGATTTTATTACTCAAGTTACTTTATACCGCATGTCCAGGGGACTGGATCAGCAGGCGCAACAGTACGAGTGTACATTGAGCAATTCGAGCCTGACGTCTCCAAGCACGACATGGATGCTCAAACAGCATTGAAGCCTCTAATAGGTACCTGATCTTTTCAAGCGCTCATTTTTGAAGGGTTAAAAGAGGtccatatttttcttctttaacaCTTACCCTTTGAGTTCCCCTGCCCTAGATATCGCGTTGTCGGTTGCTAAGCTGAAGGACTTCACCGGAAGGGAGAAGCCTACAGTCATCACATGAACTATAGTTGAAGGGATCGGCACGAccaattcttttatttatatgatGGGCCTATGCCCATTTTTGGCAATAAGATAAAGCATTCAGCTCCcgttttccccctttttttttttcagtgtgTAAGCTTTGCATAAGGGTTGATACTTAAATTTCATGAGTATATTTTATCTTGCTATTAAGTATAATAACGTATTGTTGCCTCTGATGAGACCTAGTGGCGTTTATTGGTTCACTTTAGAATAGGAATTGTTAGGTGGTATTTCCAATCACGCAGTTTACCCCATGCCcagataatttagataaatataAGTAGGATACCAGAAAATTTTCAGCAGCGTGAGTCCATGTGCATAATGTGTTCTTTAGCTTGCAAGGATAGATTCACATAACCTAATCAAAAGTAATGAAAGATACAGAAGCCATATCTATGTCTTTAATCACAATGAACTtgagaaaaagtaaaacaaacGAAACATGCATAACAACATGAATAAAAACCACAATTATTCGTTCACAAGGGAAGCTACTGTTTCAATTACCCAAGTactacgagagagagagagaagcataGTCATACAGTCATTCATTCCATCTGGGTTCGAAACGAAGCTGTTTTGTTCGGTGTTCAGGGAAAGCCTATATTTCTACAGCAAAAACTGCTTTTGAAGCAGCTGCAGCTTGCAACAAGTTGCAACATAAGCCACACCttcaaaatcaatttcaggTGCCCGAAGCAGTTGAGGGTTCTGAAGTGAAGTCACTTTAATTTGAGATCACAGAGAGTATCATATCAGTTTACCGTCTCTTTGCCTTCATCCTTTACATCAATTAATCAATGAAACAGTGATATCACGTTTTTAGAAAATGGGACATCCGAGATCtccagagaaaaaaaaacttgacgAATAGAGAAAAATGACAAATGATCATATTGAACCTACAATATTGATGTACTATAATATGGGAAAGAAGATTGCTCAAGGTGGATACCCAaacctgtagagagagagagaacgcgAAGGATGAAAAGACTATTTTATCTCACGTCCCACCATCAACATCAAACCCTGCCCCTGTCCATCCAGATCCAGAAGAAGTTCCTCTCCCCTTGTGCAGGACAAGAGAGCCTCTTCCTCTCCCTGGGTTGGGGggtcttttcttctctttcatCTCAGTGGTTCGTTGCGTGTTTCCGCCGGAGGAAGCTGACTCTCCAGAATTATTCACGGGAGAAGTCACATTTTCTGGCGCTTGAATAGCTATATCTGTTTGTTGTGTAGCTGTTGGGTTGCTCTGAGCATGTTCCGTGGGCTTCCGATCCTTAAAAAAGGGGAAGCTTTAGTCACCACTCACACCAGAAATAAATATGTTGATATTATGTTTAAAACTTCCAAAAGGCCAGCTCTTCTGACAAATGACTTGGTGCCAAACCATGGTAAACAGCTTACCACCAAAGCCAAGAAGCAGCACCAATGAGTTTGGGAACCAAAAGTTTCAAGCTTTTGCTTTGGAAGAAATTGAAATGAGATTGTGGGTTCCAAAACTCTAATTCTGCTAATATAGGATAAGGAAATTCTACTAAAAAGTAATTATTACTTCTTCGGAAAAAAACTCCTACTCAAATAGATCCTATGCAAAAGATCCAGCCAGTACAAACAGGTCCTTAATATTACGAGCTATGgcaggcttttttttttgggttaaattTTGGTTGAAAATCTGAATATTACACAAAAGAAAGATGTTTTGCTGAGAACATGGATGAAGGTGGATGCAAgcaaaaaatgtttaaaacatttttttggttaaattttgGTTGAAAATCTGAATATTACACAAAAGACAGATGTTTTGCTGAGAACATGGATGGAAGTGGATGCAAgcaaaaaatgtttaaaacattgaaaaagaaaaaggttatgATGGTGGGAAAGACCAAGAAGCACTTACAGAAACATCAGAAGAGAGTCTGCTGGGATTGAGAGCCTCTAGTCGTTTCTTTAGCTCCTCTAATCTCGAATATTGAGTAGCAGCACCCTCTTGGACCTATTTATATGCAGTCATTAATTTTGTAATAAGAGAAGATGCAAAAACAAAGCTGTAATGACCAAAAAGCatgtgtaaaaaattttaaaataagtaaaaatataccAGCTGATTTAGATCGTCACAAAGCTTCTTCTTGGCTTCCTCTTCATCTCTAACAGCCTGTGCTGCAGCTTCCCACGCCTGTAATGTTTAAACATAGTTTATACATACACGAAAAAGAGAACCAGAACTTTGACATTAGTGTTAATTTTGTACATTGAAGTTCACCCAACAATATATTTTGGCACATTAACATATCATAATGCATCATATCATAATGCATTTGCATAGTACATGTTGGGGACATGGACGATGGTTAGAGAGAAAGCTACAGTTGTCAGccagaaataaaagaaatgagaaGGATTTCAATCCCAAATACACcaagaataaaagagaaagGTGAATAGTTGAtaagacaaaattaaaaaaaggtgaCAAAAGGAGAAGTAAACAGAAGATAGAAGAAAGGATTAGTCCTACTGCACCTGTTGTTATGGTTTATTTATGTCGTAACAAAGTAATGGCTTCCAATAGAAAGAAAGCTAACAAGTTGATTTATCCTCTTCTTGACCCATTGCGCCTGAACAAGGTTTTAGGTCCAATCAGGATCTTAAATAAGTAATCGAGGACAGTATAGGTCAGGCTGTGATGTGCTACAGCTGGACTTTGACTTTTGTTAGACAAATTATatctttaatatattaaaaataatggaGTGGGTTTATCTAAGTTTTGAAATTCAACGTGGACACCCCAATTCAAAATTCCTGCCTCTGATGTATCTCCCCTTCCCTTTCTTCGACAAGATCATGATGTGGACCGCGAACACCAAATTGATGCTTCTCCATTCTCAAGCATGATGCTTTCAGCTACTCGATCTGGTGGCcaccaagcttcttctccaactctGGCACCGCCCCTCTGCGCTGACTCTGGCGCCAATGCCCCTGCTCATTGCTTGCACAGTATTTTTCTCATTAGGGATTTCTTGCGAAGCAACAAATTGATGGTCCCTTTTTACCACTTCTGCAAATTGAAAGCAGCATGCAACACACTCCCAAACACTCTAAGCACAACCGTCGCCAGGCAGGCCATGCTTAATAGCACATAACAGTAGTTAATATCCTCTTTCCGAACAGGGCATACAGATGCACAACTTATATAAAACAATACAACATGGTGGTGAGGAAAATAGGGAATTTTTAAGCTTAATGAATATATAAGTGAATTGAAAACTTGTAAAAGATAAAGCAAGCACCATGTAGTAGCAAGAGAGAAGACGATAATCACATTAAAATCTCTATTATAACAAGGCATACCTTTTTTGCTTGCTCTTCCTTTAGCTTAGCCATGCGTATTCTCTCAGTTGCCAACTCGATCTTCTTTCTGAGATGCTCAAGTGCTTAAAGCATGACAAAaatgttaaaagaaaaaaaaaatcagcaaaaaaaataaaaaataaaaaaaatcaaggaaTACAACAAAACTTGCACTGAAGCAGGCACAATAGGCATGCAAATAGAAATCATTCAAATGCAAAATGAACCTTGTTTCTTTGGTCCAGCAGTTAGTTTCATCTCCAATGATAGATTCTCTAGCTCACGTTCCACATCACGAATTTTTGAGTAGTTTTCTTGAATATATCTGCAACAAGATTAAGATTCGATATTATTCAAAAAGATAGTTTACTAGTAAGATTTATAAAGAGTGAATAACAGGCAAATGAATCGAGCCTCATTGAGCAGTTTTGACAGAAATTATGCAGAAGAACATGGCATTCATAAAATTAATGCTATCATCAGAGGAACACATATGGCGTCCCCTTTGATGACTATTATAGAAGACGCATGCTACAAGCATCTATCGGCACAAAATTTGGCAGGCGAATAAGCATGTAGtgtttttatcaaaattatagtCTAGAGCCTCCAGTAACTTGCCACTACGAATATGACACTTTAAAAACTATGATACATTTTGCAGattataaaaattaacaatCATTTAGCCATGTCACCATCGTGCTGCGCCTAATCATTTTTTAGTTGTCAACTAACAGAGTTCAAGTTATATTGAGTCCCATGCTTTATGTACGTTCAACATAGATAAAATTCTTCCTAAGAACTTCCACTTACACATACATTAACCGAAAGTGTTTTAGAAGCAAATAATTACCAGGAATCTATGTTCAAATAAAGTTCCTTGTTGCTTATCAGAGAACCGGTATATAAATTTGCTTCGTCAAGATTACAAGAGAAGTGACAAATATTGTTACGCATGCCATCAGCATATGAATAAAACATAATTATTCATATAGAAAATCGTTTGAGACTCAGAGAAGCAGTTAATTTAAAGGAGAAATGATGGGCAGTGAGGAAtcgacaaattttaaaatcatgaACAATTGAATGTTGATAGAATGAAGAATTTAAAATTGCAGGTCTGATATTACCTGACGATGGAATATCAGAAAAGGATAAAACGGTTTAGGTATGTAAACAAACACTACATTACATATCGGTAAGGAGGATTAATTGATACAAGTTTACGGCGTCACGAGCATAAAGGAGTGAAAAAGAGTAAGCACTGATGTGCAGGCCCAGTATTtgaattaattgaaaatatatctcTAAAGTCTCCGCACAGAAATATTTGGCACATGAGGCTGCTTTTGTAGTCCTGATTGcgttattgtacttttgttatcattaaattgtatatatagaaaaaaaaccCAATCCTTGACGCTCGAGATAGAACTACTCAGACGCTTAACAACAAagggttaaaaagaaaaaaaaacaaacaaaaacaagaaaaacaaaGTTGTTGTGATTTGTGAAGATCGAATTTACAGGGTCCATAAAGAGCAAGAGACCCACATATCACGTATATATAGTAACTAATGAATGAAGGTAGAGGTACTACTAAATTAAGAACCCAAGCATTGGTTCTTAAACATTCCGATCCACGCCTACATT
This DNA window, taken from Ananas comosus cultivar F153 linkage group 5, ASM154086v1, whole genome shotgun sequence, encodes the following:
- the LOC109711029 gene encoding phosphoglucomutase, chloroplastic, with product MATSSLGFRPSFSVPLPTRPPPGTAAARGSAAAAALRPRLLLLTPLCCSTTPRNRGSLGFLVRASSSSGPSTAEALKFKSIPTKPVEGQKTGTSGLRKKVKVFQQENYLANWIQALFNSLPPEDYKDGLLVLGGDGRYFNREAAQIIIKIAAGNGVGKILVGRDGLMSTPAVSAVIRKRKANGGFIMSASHNPGGPDYDWGIKFNYSSGQPAPESITNEIYGNTLSISEIKIADIPDIDLSSLGVTTYGNFTVEVIDPVSDYQELLECVFDFQLINDLLSRPDFRFIFDAMHAVTGAYAKPIFVDKLGANLKCILNGVPLEDFGHGHPDPNLTYAKELVSIMYGKDAPDVGAASDGDGDRNMILGRNFFVTPSDSVAIIVAYAQAAIPYFRDGPKGLARSMPTSGALDRVAEKLNLPFFEVPTGWKFFGNLMDAGKLSICGEESFGTGSDHIREKDGIWAVLAWLSIIAYRNKDKKVGEKLVSVADIAKEHWATYGRNFFSRYDYEECESAGANQMMEHLRDLISKSKPGDKHGNYTLKFADDFSYTDPVDGSVAAKQGLRFVFTDGSRIIYRLSGTGSAGATVRVYIEQFEPDVSKHDMDAQTALKPLIDIALSVAKLKDFTGREKPTVIT
- the LOC109711031 gene encoding stress response protein NST1 — protein: MAFSRPSLLPEIGPDGLARDSPIIAYTEKVIEEEQLQLKKYIQENYSKIRDVERELENLSLEMKLTAGPKKQALEHLRKKIELATERIRMAKLKEEQAKKAWEAAAQAVRDEEEAKKKLCDDLNQLVQEGAATQYSRLEELKKRLEALNPSRLSSDVSDRKPTEHAQSNPTATQQTDIAIQAPENVTSPVNNSGESASSGGNTQRTTEMKEKKRPPNPGRGRGSLVLHKGRGTSSGSGWTGAGFDVDGGT